In Aliamphritea ceti, a single window of DNA contains:
- a CDS encoding YbaB/EbfC family nucleoid-associated protein, translated as MMKGGMGNLMKQAQKMQEELQKAQEEVAKAEVNGESGAGMVKIVMNGRHDVKRVDIDDSLMEEDKEILEDLIAAAVNDAVRKVESASQERMSKVTGGMGMPPGFNMPF; from the coding sequence ATGATGAAAGGTGGTATGGGCAATCTGATGAAACAGGCCCAGAAAATGCAGGAAGAGCTGCAAAAAGCTCAGGAAGAAGTAGCTAAAGCTGAAGTTAATGGCGAGTCCGGCGCCGGTATGGTGAAAATCGTCATGAACGGTCGTCACGACGTGAAGCGCGTTGATATTGATGACAGCCTGATGGAAGAAGATAAAGAAATACTGGAAGACCTTATCGCAGCAGCGGTAAATGATGCTGTGCGTAAAGTTGAGTCTGCCAGCCAGGAACGGATGTCTAAGGTGACCGGTGGCATGGGTATGCCGCCAGGTTTTAATATGCCGTTCTAA
- the recR gene encoding recombination mediator RecR, with the protein MSFSPLIQSLVEAFRCLPGVGPKTAQRMAFHMLERDREGGVRLSETLQLAIENVGRCSRCRTLSENELCEICDDSRRDSSKLCVLETPVDVLAVEQTGGFNGLYFVLMGHLSPIDGIGPQDLGLDVLLQQIDGAEIEEIILATNPTVEGEATAHYIAEQVKDMGIKVTRIAHGVPVGGELEFVDGGTLAHALAGRRSLL; encoded by the coding sequence ATGTCATTCAGTCCGTTAATTCAGTCACTGGTTGAAGCTTTTCGCTGTTTACCCGGTGTCGGGCCTAAAACGGCTCAGCGTATGGCATTTCATATGCTTGAGCGTGACCGTGAAGGCGGTGTCAGGTTGTCAGAGACTTTACAGCTGGCAATCGAGAATGTTGGCCGCTGTAGCCGTTGCCGCACCTTGTCTGAGAACGAGCTCTGTGAAATTTGTGATGATTCCCGTCGCGATAGTTCAAAGCTTTGCGTACTTGAAACTCCGGTAGACGTACTAGCGGTTGAGCAGACTGGTGGCTTTAACGGCCTGTACTTTGTATTGATGGGGCATTTGTCTCCGATTGACGGTATAGGCCCGCAGGATCTTGGGCTGGATGTTCTGCTTCAGCAAATCGATGGCGCCGAAATAGAAGAAATTATTCTGGCAACAAATCCAACGGTTGAAGGCGAAGCGACTGCTCACTATATAGCTGAGCAGGTAAAAGATATGGGGATTAAAGTAACTCGCATTGCTCACGGTGTTCCTGTGGGGGGTGAACTTGAGTTCGTTGATGGTGGAACACTGGCGCATGCGCTGGCTGGTCGCCGTTCTCTTCTCTGA
- the rnd gene encoding ribonuclease D has translation MNAGSSAPYDHLALENAAKEPVWVRSDEELASCCQHWLTLPLIALDTEFIRVDTFYPLPGLIQVADDQRCYLLDPLLLENYQPLIEVFRASSVLKVLHACNEDLELFLYMLGEMPTPVFDTQVAAGFLGWGFSMGYQRIVEHALGIAVGKGETRSDWLQRPLTAAQEHYATLDVAYLPALYLKQKEELDTREMTAWLEDELQQLLANIPDQDPDGVHYYKRFSQAWKLPAEKLAALRDLTAWRERICRQRDVPRNRVLRNQTLIDIVYTWPTSEYALSQIDDIRPRSIRQDGSTILSYLQMAKSSAAENPPESIVQPLSYDWNKPLKQLKAMAREKATELNMAPEVLLRKKDLDALIRTGEQGEYSLPETLSGWRKSVIGDALVIKLKEIA, from the coding sequence ATGAATGCTGGAAGTTCAGCACCTTACGATCATCTCGCCTTAGAAAATGCTGCGAAAGAGCCTGTTTGGGTTAGATCTGATGAAGAGTTGGCAAGCTGTTGTCAGCATTGGCTAACGCTGCCGTTAATTGCTCTGGATACAGAATTCATCCGCGTAGATACTTTTTATCCGTTACCCGGACTGATTCAGGTTGCTGATGATCAGCGTTGTTATCTGCTGGATCCGTTGTTGCTGGAGAATTATCAGCCGCTGATCGAGGTGTTTCGCGCATCTTCAGTGCTGAAGGTACTGCATGCATGTAATGAAGATTTAGAATTATTTCTCTATATGTTGGGCGAAATGCCAACCCCTGTGTTTGATACACAAGTTGCAGCAGGTTTTCTGGGTTGGGGGTTTTCCATGGGCTACCAGCGTATAGTTGAACATGCGCTGGGTATTGCTGTTGGAAAAGGTGAAACACGTTCGGACTGGTTACAGCGTCCATTAACTGCCGCGCAGGAGCATTATGCGACCCTTGATGTTGCTTACTTGCCAGCGTTGTATCTCAAGCAGAAAGAAGAGTTGGATACCCGGGAAATGACGGCCTGGCTGGAGGATGAGCTGCAGCAGCTGCTGGCAAATATTCCAGATCAGGATCCGGATGGCGTTCATTACTATAAACGCTTTAGTCAGGCCTGGAAGTTACCGGCGGAAAAGTTGGCTGCTCTTCGGGATTTGACCGCATGGCGTGAACGTATTTGCCGTCAGCGTGATGTTCCCCGTAACCGGGTCCTGAGAAATCAGACATTAATCGATATTGTTTATACCTGGCCGACGTCAGAATATGCGTTGTCACAGATAGATGATATTCGTCCCCGTTCGATTCGGCAGGATGGTTCGACTATATTAAGTTATCTGCAAATGGCAAAAAGCTCTGCAGCCGAGAATCCGCCTGAGTCTATCGTGCAGCCGCTGAGTTATGACTGGAATAAGCCGTTGAAGCAGCTTAAGGCTATGGCCCGTGAAAAGGCGACCGAGCTGAATATGGCGCCAGAGGTGCTGTTGCGAAAGAAGGACCTGGATGCCTTAATCCGCACCGGTGAGCAGGGTGAGTATAGTTTGCCGGAAACGTTAAGTGGCTGGCGAAAATCTGTAATTGGCGATGCGCTGGTTATTAAACTGAAAGAAATTGCATAA
- a CDS encoding YcgL domain-containing protein, which yields MKKICSVFKSSKKDEMYLYVDKQEQLKRVPDALKSMFGTPLHVFDMLITPEKKMARAEAAKVLSDIQEKGFFLQMPPVKEDYLLDLHVDRPETGVR from the coding sequence ATGAAAAAGATCTGTAGTGTTTTTAAGAGTTCGAAGAAGGATGAGATGTACCTGTATGTTGATAAGCAGGAACAGCTCAAGCGTGTGCCGGATGCACTTAAAAGTATGTTTGGCACGCCGTTGCATGTATTCGATATGTTGATTACGCCGGAAAAGAAAATGGCCCGGGCAGAGGCGGCAAAGGTATTGAGCGATATTCAGGAGAAAGGTTTCTTTCTGCAAATGCCGCCGGTTAAAGAAGACTATCTGCTGGATTTACATGTCGATCGTCCGGAAACCGGAGTACGCTGA
- a CDS encoding YcgN family cysteine cluster protein, giving the protein MAAEVFWRSTPLEEMSESQWESLCDGCALCCLHKVEDEETEQVYYTSVVCHLLDLDNMYCTEYEKRCSLVPQCVKLRPEDVEEFHWLPRTCTYRLVHEGKDIPDWHPLITGRRESVKQAGASVVSWFEVTDDQISEDDYIDYVIESGGPA; this is encoded by the coding sequence ATGGCCGCTGAAGTTTTCTGGCGTTCTACACCGCTGGAAGAAATGTCAGAAAGTCAGTGGGAGTCGCTCTGTGATGGCTGTGCTTTGTGCTGCCTGCATAAGGTTGAAGATGAAGAAACAGAGCAGGTGTATTACACCAGTGTTGTTTGTCATTTGCTTGATCTGGATAACATGTATTGTACTGAGTATGAGAAGCGTTGTTCATTAGTACCTCAGTGCGTCAAGCTCAGACCGGAAGATGTCGAAGAGTTCCATTGGTTGCCCCGAACCTGTACCTACCGCCTGGTTCATGAAGGTAAGGATATTCCTGACTGGCATCCGTTAATTACCGGACGACGCGAATCTGTTAAACAGGCGGGTGCTTCTGTTGTTAGCTGGTTTGAAGTGACGGATGATCAGATATCAGAAGATGATTATATTGATTATGTGATCGAATCCGGTGGCCCTGCTTAG
- the ushA gene encoding bifunctional UDP-sugar hydrolase/5'-nucleotidase UshA: MTGLKVAMAGALASVILSGCALLQPAEHQWQDGKEYRLTVLHTNDHHGRFWANRHGEYGMAARKTLIDQIRAEVAAEGGELLLLSGGDINTGVPESDLQDAEPDFKGMSRIGYDAMAVGNHEFDNPLDVLRQQQEWADFPFLAANIYQQSNGERLFRPYHIFNKGDLKIAVLGLTTKDTGKLGNPEYIGDIAFTDPVAEAATLVPELRAQADVVIAATHMGHYVDAAYGINAPGDVTMAREVDGLDMIIGGHSQDPVCMTAEGKADSDFKPGSACMPDVQNGTLIMQAHEWGKYVGRADLVFKGGEVSLQRYQLIPVNLKKKVKDADGNKVRVLVADAIADDAAMKAFLQPYQDNGQEQLQVQIGSVDAKLEGDRDVIRFQPTNLGVLIAQSQMDKTNADFAVMNSGGIRDSIAAGNITYKDVLKVQPFANAVAFVELSGAELLDYLKAVAEKPVDSGAFAQFAGVQLEVLGGKLQKVMVAGEVVDPRRTYRMAINSYIASGGDGYPKMDTHPGYVNTGFVDAEVLRAFIQSNSPLRASGFESADIVRH; encoded by the coding sequence ATGACCGGATTAAAAGTTGCGATGGCGGGTGCGCTGGCATCGGTTATTTTGTCTGGATGTGCTTTGCTTCAGCCGGCAGAGCATCAGTGGCAGGATGGTAAGGAATATCGTCTGACCGTTTTACATACCAATGATCATCATGGGCGCTTCTGGGCGAATCGTCATGGTGAGTATGGCATGGCGGCGCGAAAAACGCTGATTGATCAAATCCGTGCTGAAGTAGCTGCAGAGGGTGGTGAGCTACTATTGCTGTCCGGTGGTGATATCAATACCGGCGTGCCCGAATCTGATCTTCAGGATGCTGAGCCTGATTTTAAAGGGATGAGTCGTATAGGCTATGACGCAATGGCGGTTGGTAATCATGAGTTTGATAACCCACTTGATGTGTTGCGTCAGCAGCAGGAATGGGCTGATTTTCCTTTTTTAGCTGCAAATATTTATCAGCAGAGCAATGGTGAGCGACTATTCAGGCCGTACCATATTTTTAATAAGGGTGATTTGAAAATAGCAGTACTTGGTTTGACGACCAAAGACACCGGTAAGTTAGGCAATCCTGAGTATATTGGCGATATAGCCTTTACTGATCCTGTTGCTGAGGCGGCGACTTTAGTGCCGGAGTTACGTGCGCAGGCTGATGTTGTGATTGCTGCCACGCATATGGGGCACTATGTAGATGCTGCTTACGGTATTAATGCACCTGGTGATGTGACGATGGCGCGGGAAGTAGATGGTCTGGATATGATCATTGGCGGACATTCGCAGGATCCGGTTTGTATGACTGCAGAAGGTAAAGCTGATTCAGACTTTAAGCCAGGTTCAGCCTGTATGCCGGATGTGCAAAACGGGACTTTGATTATGCAGGCGCATGAATGGGGTAAATATGTGGGCCGTGCGGATCTAGTTTTTAAAGGCGGTGAGGTGAGTTTACAGCGCTATCAGCTGATACCGGTGAACCTGAAGAAAAAAGTTAAAGATGCTGATGGTAATAAGGTCAGGGTATTGGTTGCAGATGCTATAGCTGATGATGCGGCCATGAAGGCTTTTTTGCAGCCATATCAGGATAACGGTCAGGAGCAGTTGCAGGTTCAGATTGGTTCTGTAGACGCTAAACTTGAGGGCGACCGGGATGTTATTCGTTTTCAGCCAACCAACCTGGGTGTTTTGATTGCTCAGTCGCAGATGGATAAAACCAATGCCGACTTTGCTGTAATGAATTCAGGCGGTATTCGGGACAGTATTGCAGCAGGTAATATTACTTATAAAGATGTGCTTAAGGTGCAGCCGTTTGCAAACGCTGTGGCGTTTGTGGAATTAAGCGGGGCTGAGTTGCTGGACTATCTTAAGGCGGTGGCAGAGAAACCTGTTGATAGTGGTGCGTTTGCGCAGTTTGCAGGTGTTCAGTTAGAAGTGCTGGGTGGTAAGTTGCAAAAGGTTATGGTGGCTGGTGAGGTTGTTGATCCTCGCAGAACCTATCGAATGGCTATTAATAGCTACATAGCATCGGGTGGTGATGGGTATCCGAAAATGGATACGCATCCGGGCTACGTTAATACCGGGTTTGTCGATGCCGAAGTGCTGCGTGCCTTTATTCAGAGTAATAGTCCGTTGCGGGCTTCTGGCTTTGAGTCAGCGGATATTGTGCGGCACTAG
- the mraZ gene encoding division/cell wall cluster transcriptional repressor MraZ, which translates to MFRGVNPINLDAKGRMAIPARYREAISGFCAGQLVATIDTEDRCLLLYPLSEWEEIQEKIEALPSFNKQARRIQRLLIGHATDLEMDNNGRLLLPAPLRDYAELEKKIILLGQGNKFEIWSEDRWNSTRDDYLNDDDGGMELPDDLQNLSL; encoded by the coding sequence ATGTTCCGGGGTGTAAACCCGATTAATCTCGATGCCAAGGGCCGAATGGCCATTCCGGCGCGCTACCGTGAGGCAATCTCAGGGTTCTGTGCCGGGCAGTTAGTAGCCACTATTGATACTGAAGACCGTTGTCTGCTGCTTTACCCGCTTTCCGAATGGGAAGAAATTCAGGAAAAAATTGAAGCGCTTCCTAGCTTTAACAAACAGGCCCGGCGAATTCAGCGTTTGCTGATAGGCCATGCGACCGATCTGGAAATGGATAATAACGGTCGCCTTTTATTGCCAGCACCATTACGTGATTACGCTGAGCTGGAAAAGAAAATCATTCTGCTGGGGCAGGGCAATAAGTTCGAGATCTGGAGTGAAGACCGCTGGAACAGCACCCGGGATGATTATCTGAATGATGATGACGGCGGAATGGAACTGCCGGATGATTTGCAAAATTTATCGCTTTAA
- the rsmH gene encoding 16S rRNA (cytosine(1402)-N(4))-methyltransferase RsmH, which yields MSAEFQHITVLLNEAVDTLVGDGDGFYIDGTFGRGGHSALVLERLTPQGKLLAIDKDPEAIACAAQRFATEPRFDIERGSFAQLQEFVEARDLSGKLDGVLLDLGVSSPQLDDPNRGFSFMTDGPLDMRMNPDVGESAAEWLTHATEAQIADVLYTYGEERHGRRIARAILAAQAEEPITTTGRLSKIVADANPSWEKGKNPATRAFQGIRIFINRELDDLEACLEQSLEMLKVGGRLVVISFHSLEDRIVKRFIRQHVKGDEHLPRGIPFTDDMLEKRLKAVTKAVKASRKEVDDNPRSRSAVMRAAVKLK from the coding sequence ATGAGTGCAGAATTTCAACACATTACAGTGCTGCTGAATGAAGCTGTCGATACCCTTGTTGGTGACGGAGATGGTTTTTATATTGATGGAACCTTTGGCAGGGGCGGGCATTCCGCACTGGTTCTTGAACGTTTAACGCCGCAGGGCAAGTTACTGGCAATTGATAAAGATCCTGAAGCAATTGCCTGTGCAGCACAGCGATTTGCAACAGAACCGCGCTTCGATATCGAGCGCGGTTCTTTCGCTCAGCTACAGGAGTTTGTTGAAGCCCGTGATCTGTCAGGCAAGCTGGACGGTGTGTTACTGGATCTGGGGGTTTCTTCTCCGCAACTGGATGATCCAAACCGCGGCTTCAGTTTTATGACTGATGGCCCGTTAGATATGCGCATGAACCCGGACGTTGGGGAAAGTGCTGCTGAATGGCTGACCCATGCGACTGAGGCGCAAATTGCGGATGTTCTTTATACCTATGGAGAAGAACGTCACGGTCGCCGAATAGCCAGAGCTATTCTGGCTGCACAAGCAGAAGAACCTATTACGACGACAGGGCGCTTATCAAAGATTGTCGCTGATGCGAACCCTTCTTGGGAAAAAGGTAAGAATCCTGCTACCCGTGCTTTTCAGGGTATCCGTATATTCATTAACCGCGAGCTGGATGATCTGGAAGCCTGTCTTGAGCAATCACTGGAAATGCTTAAGGTCGGTGGCCGACTGGTTGTGATTAGCTTCCACTCTTTGGAAGACAGAATAGTTAAACGTTTTATTCGTCAGCACGTGAAAGGTGATGAGCATTTGCCGAGAGGTATTCCTTTTACCGATGACATGTTGGAAAAACGACTTAAGGCTGTGACAAAAGCTGTTAAAGCCAGTCGTAAAGAAGTTGATGATAACCCGCGTTCACGCAGTGCCGTTATGCGTGCGGCGGTAAAACTGAAGTGA
- the ftsL gene encoding cell division protein FtsL, with protein sequence MKVSWPAWLQFGTAALSDEENDSVVAERPAVMLKASDLYVKSVVLLVLVSCIVISALMVIFTAYQYRLNFNHQQQLVQQWDELQVEWGQLLLEQGALAANSRVENLATKKLSMQIPARIEVIRDER encoded by the coding sequence GTGAAAGTTAGTTGGCCTGCCTGGCTGCAGTTTGGTACTGCAGCCCTGAGTGATGAGGAAAATGATTCAGTAGTTGCTGAACGTCCTGCTGTCATGCTGAAGGCCAGTGATCTGTACGTTAAATCGGTTGTTCTGTTGGTGTTGGTAAGTTGCATTGTTATTTCGGCATTGATGGTTATTTTTACCGCCTATCAGTACCGCCTGAACTTTAACCATCAACAGCAACTGGTGCAGCAATGGGATGAGTTACAGGTGGAGTGGGGGCAGCTGCTTTTAGAGCAAGGAGCCCTGGCAGCGAATAGCCGGGTTGAAAACCTGGCAACTAAAAAGTTAAGCATGCAGATTCCGGCCAGAATAGAGGTTATACGTGATGAGCGTTAA
- a CDS encoding peptidoglycan D,D-transpeptidase FtsI family protein: MSVKATANSQDNQEMLQDVAGIQTRAARGWRLWLVLLLLLLIAGFIVAKMVSLNVQDQAFLQKQGDSRVLRTTAIPAHRGVITDRNGEPLSVSAPVATVWVNPKEFEIENPAVGKLASLLGFKPGEVKEKVARYRTKQFLYLKRQITPDLAESVEALRIKGLHVDREYKRYYPASEVTAHLVGFTNLDGVGQEGLELAFEDWLKGVPGKKLVMRDLLGRTIKHIRQVEDVVQGKDLQLSIDLRLQYLAYRELKAAVSAHKADSGALVMLNARTGEVLAMVNQPSFNPNDRSNLIPAMLRNRAITDIFEPGSTMKPLTVAAALMSGQYTAESVVDTAPGYIRVRGRTIRDHRNYGELDMTKIITKSSNVGVTKLALSMHEDAVRNVFYNLGLGQSTNSGFPGEQTGVLPYIEKKRVVERATMSYGYGLSATPLQVAQAYLPFANQGVMPTVSLLKIDKPDSSVRVMPVDIAETILDMMETVTNKGGTGTQAAVDGYRVAGKTGTAHKAAKGGYKEDQYISVFAGIAPVSDPRIITVVMIDNPKGQEYYGGEVAAPVFARVVGGALRSLNVAPDKLAEGETQVVMK, translated from the coding sequence ATGAGCGTTAAAGCTACAGCGAACAGTCAGGATAACCAGGAGATGTTGCAAGACGTCGCCGGTATCCAGACGCGTGCTGCACGTGGCTGGCGCTTGTGGCTGGTACTGCTGCTCTTGTTGCTGATTGCTGGCTTTATTGTTGCCAAAATGGTTTCGCTGAATGTGCAGGATCAGGCATTTTTGCAAAAGCAGGGCGATTCCCGGGTATTACGAACGACGGCGATTCCGGCGCACCGTGGTGTAATTACCGATCGAAATGGCGAACCATTGTCTGTCAGTGCTCCAGTAGCAACGGTATGGGTAAATCCGAAAGAATTCGAAATTGAGAATCCTGCTGTTGGCAAGCTTGCAAGCTTGCTGGGTTTTAAACCCGGTGAAGTGAAAGAGAAAGTAGCCCGTTACCGAACTAAGCAGTTTTTATATTTGAAGCGACAGATTACGCCAGATCTTGCAGAAAGTGTTGAGGCTCTGCGTATTAAAGGGCTGCATGTCGATCGGGAATATAAGCGTTATTACCCAGCATCTGAAGTGACTGCCCACCTTGTGGGTTTTACTAATTTAGATGGTGTCGGGCAGGAAGGACTTGAGTTGGCATTTGAGGACTGGCTCAAAGGTGTTCCGGGCAAAAAACTAGTAATGCGTGATTTGCTGGGTCGGACAATTAAGCATATTCGCCAGGTCGAAGATGTTGTGCAGGGTAAAGATCTGCAGTTGAGTATTGATCTGCGTCTGCAGTATTTAGCTTACCGTGAGCTGAAGGCTGCAGTCAGTGCACATAAAGCGGATTCTGGCGCACTGGTTATGTTGAATGCTCGAACCGGTGAGGTGTTAGCGATGGTGAATCAGCCGTCGTTTAACCCAAACGATCGCTCGAACCTGATTCCTGCAATGCTTAGAAATCGTGCGATCACGGATATTTTTGAACCAGGTTCAACTATGAAGCCGTTAACAGTTGCTGCGGCGCTAATGAGTGGTCAGTACACGGCGGAAAGTGTGGTAGACACCGCGCCAGGTTATATTCGGGTCAGAGGGCGGACCATCAGAGATCACCGTAATTATGGTGAGCTGGATATGACCAAGATTATTACTAAGTCCAGTAACGTAGGTGTGACTAAGTTAGCGCTGAGTATGCATGAAGATGCAGTGCGTAACGTGTTTTACAACCTTGGTCTGGGGCAGTCCACAAACAGTGGGTTTCCAGGGGAGCAGACCGGGGTTTTACCGTACATAGAAAAGAAACGTGTAGTTGAGCGGGCCACTATGTCATACGGCTATGGTTTATCAGCAACGCCGTTGCAGGTTGCTCAGGCATATTTGCCATTTGCCAACCAGGGTGTGATGCCAACAGTTTCATTGCTGAAGATTGATAAGCCTGACAGTTCAGTGCGGGTAATGCCGGTAGATATCGCTGAAACGATTTTAGACATGATGGAAACGGTTACCAATAAAGGCGGTACCGGAACCCAGGCTGCGGTTGATGGGTACCGGGTTGCAGGTAAGACAGGTACTGCACATAAAGCTGCTAAAGGTGGTTATAAAGAAGATCAGTATATTTCGGTATTCGCAGGCATCGCTCCGGTAAGTGATCCACGGATAATCACTGTTGTGATGATAGATAATCCGAAAGGTCAGGAGTATTACGGCGGTGAAGTAGCTGCGCCGGTCTTTGCGCGGGTCGTAGGTGGTGCGTTACGCAGTTTAAATGTTGCACCGGATAAGTTGGCCGAAGGCGAGACCCAGGTGGTAATGAAATGA
- a CDS encoding UDP-N-acetylmuramoyl-L-alanyl-D-glutamate--2,6-diaminopimelate ligase, with protein sequence MTGLGTGKQLAELLAIGVADSQLAPLIHDADLTNVQISALTLDSRMVQPGMLFFARSGVAHRGCDFILDAQAKGAAAVVVAATDWQAGFSGQDEVTVPVIQVVDIDAATGAIAAQFYGQPGQRLKVIGVTGTNGKTSCAHYIAQGLNALGEKTALIGTVGNGLLDGLKPATHTTPDAISLQALLADFVAAGATAVVMEVSSHALDQQRVAGLKFDLAAFTNLSRDHLDYHGDMQAYFSAKARLFTELQVPRQVINLDDEYGQKLQVLAIGDSVTTFGESTSAAVVASNIELSSKGIAAELKTPWGSLQIHSPLLGRFNLSNLLLTVSALGELDFSASQIESAVANIHAVPGRMQAVQSALPVVLVDYAHTPDALEKALQALMDYCQGDLVCVFGCGGDRDNGKRPQMAKVAEALADTLVVTSDNPRTEEPETIIDMVVAGLKAETRFVRIADRREAIEHAIAALKEEDILLIAGKGHEDYQEVNGVRLPFDDVEVARSAMNNISRVTSEGEQR encoded by the coding sequence ATGACAGGTTTGGGAACGGGGAAACAACTAGCTGAACTGTTGGCGATAGGGGTCGCGGACAGTCAGTTAGCCCCACTTATTCATGATGCTGATCTGACTAATGTGCAGATCAGTGCGTTGACGCTGGATAGCCGTATGGTGCAGCCGGGTATGTTGTTTTTTGCCCGCTCAGGCGTTGCTCATCGTGGTTGTGACTTTATTCTTGATGCGCAGGCTAAAGGTGCTGCTGCGGTTGTTGTTGCAGCGACCGACTGGCAGGCAGGTTTTAGCGGTCAGGATGAAGTGACTGTCCCGGTTATTCAGGTTGTAGATATAGATGCTGCAACCGGGGCGATTGCTGCACAGTTTTACGGCCAGCCAGGTCAGCGGCTGAAAGTGATTGGTGTAACCGGTACTAATGGTAAAACATCTTGTGCGCATTATATTGCACAGGGGCTAAATGCGCTGGGTGAAAAAACAGCGTTGATCGGTACGGTAGGTAATGGGTTGTTGGACGGTTTGAAACCGGCAACTCATACCACGCCGGATGCTATCAGTCTGCAGGCGCTGCTGGCCGATTTTGTTGCAGCCGGTGCAACTGCCGTCGTTATGGAAGTGTCCAGTCACGCCCTTGATCAGCAGCGGGTTGCCGGACTGAAGTTTGATTTAGCCGCATTTACTAATCTTTCCCGCGATCATTTGGATTATCACGGTGATATGCAGGCATATTTTTCTGCTAAAGCACGCTTATTTACTGAACTACAGGTGCCCCGGCAGGTCATTAATCTGGATGATGAGTACGGACAGAAGTTACAAGTATTGGCTATTGGCGATTCAGTTACCACTTTTGGTGAAAGTACCAGTGCAGCAGTAGTCGCTTCAAACATTGAACTGAGTAGTAAGGGTATTGCTGCTGAACTGAAAACCCCCTGGGGTAGTTTGCAGATTCATTCACCTCTGTTAGGGCGTTTTAATCTCAGTAATTTGTTGCTGACAGTCAGCGCTTTAGGCGAGTTAGATTTCAGTGCATCACAGATTGAAAGTGCTGTTGCAAATATTCATGCGGTACCGGGAAGGATGCAGGCTGTTCAGAGCGCGTTACCAGTAGTGCTGGTGGATTACGCCCATACGCCGGATGCACTGGAGAAAGCTTTGCAGGCATTGATGGATTATTGCCAGGGTGACCTGGTTTGTGTGTTTGGCTGCGGTGGTGACCGTGATAATGGTAAGCGTCCTCAGATGGCAAAAGTAGCGGAAGCTCTTGCGGATACGTTAGTTGTTACCAGTGATAATCCCCGGACAGAAGAGCCCGAGACTATTATCGATATGGTGGTGGCTGGATTGAAGGCTGAGACCAGGTTTGTACGCATCGCTGATCGACGAGAAGCAATAGAACACGCAATTGCAGCGTTGAAAGAAGAAGATATTTTGCTGATTGCCGGAAAAGGCCATGAAGATTACCAGGAAGTGAACGGTGTGCGCTTACCTTTTGATGATGTAGAAGTTGCACGTAGCGCAATGAACAATATCTCCCGTGTTACATCTGAAGGAGAGCAGCGATGA